Proteins from a genomic interval of Corvus moneduloides isolate bCorMon1 chromosome 6, bCorMon1.pri, whole genome shotgun sequence:
- the DNAJC17 gene encoding dnaJ homolog subfamily C member 17 isoform X2 — protein MAVDKELLERDLYGLLGIGEKASEKEVKTAFRQKALTCHPDKNPDNPRAAEIFHQLSQALAVLTDAAARAAYDRVRRAKKEAAARTQKLDEKRKKVKLDLEAREREAQCQENEEEEVRITRSLEEEIIRLREEGSRQLEEQQRLVREQIRLEREQRSRGKQERNAAESKVTPKLKLRWKCRKEDETRGGYSKDVLLQILQKYGDVLNLLISSRKTGSAVVEFATVKAAEMAVKNEVGLLNNPLKISWLEGQPRSHPSTVLPDSTSQPRTSQLGAQCMREAAVSETSLLLPGG, from the exons ATGGCGGTGGATAAGGAGCTGTTGGAGCGGGACCTCTACGGGCTGCTGGGGATAGGGGAGAAGGCGTCCGAGAAGGAG GTGAAGACAGCGTTCCGGCAGAAGGCCCTGACCTGCCACCCAGACAAGAACCCGGACAACCCTCGGGCAG cgGAAATCTTccaccagctctcccaggcCTTGGCCGTGCTCACAGATGCAGCAGCCAGG GCAGCCTATGACAGGGTGAGGAGGGCGAAGAAGGAGGCTGCAGCAAGGACACAGAAGCTCGatgagaagaggaagaaagtaaAGCTTG atcTTGAAGCCAGAGAACGGGAAGCCCAGTGCCAGGAGAACGAAGAGGAGGAGGTCAGGATAACGAGATCATTAGAAGAAGAG ATAATCCGCCTGCGTGAGGAGGGCTCccggcagctggaggagcagcagaggctcGTCAGGGAGCAGATCCGCCTGGAAAGGGAGCAGCGCAGCCGGG gcaagcaggaaagaaatgcagcagaaagcaaagtaaCTCCTAAGCTCAAG CTCAGGTGGAAATGCAGGAAGGAAGATGAGACGAGAGGAGGATACTCCAAAGATGTGCTGTTGCAGATCCTGCAGAAG TATGGAGATGTGCTCAATTTGTTGATCTCCAGCAGGAAGACTGGGAGTGCAGTGGTGGAATTTGCCACGGTGAAGGCAGCT GAGATGGCTGTGAAGAATGAGGTTGGCCTGCTAAATAACCCCCTGAAGATTTCCTGGCTGGAAGGCCAGCCCCGGAGCCACCCCAGCACCGTCCTCCCTGACAGCAC